The nucleotide sequence GGCCCAAGCCCTCAACAGCTCCCAAGTACGTCCTTGGGTTTGGCTTGTATGCACCAAAGTCCTCAGCCGAGAAGAGACGATCGAACCCCAGGCCATCGTGGTAGGTGTTGAGGTCCTGCAGCAGAGACTGGTTGCCGTTAGACAAGGCGGCCGTGACCAGACCCCGGCTCGCCAGCCGCGCGAGACCTTGACGGGTATCGGGCCAGGGCTCCAGCCTATGCCACGCCCGACTCAACTCCAGCACCTCATCGTCCGTGAACAGGCCGGCTAGTCCTCGCTCCTCGAGCAGACGCTCGAGGCTCTCGCGGTGGTGCGTGTCAATGTCCTTCCAGGGCGTGATGCCGGGCTCGAAGCCCCGCGTGAAGCGACCGTAGCTTCGCCTCCAGGCCGCGGCGAAGGCGCACGGCCAGTCCGGTAGCAGGTCCGGCGTCGGAAAGCTCGAGGGCCACGCCGACGCCGCGATGATGTCAATGCTGTCCCTTACGCCACCGGTCTGGAGGTTCCTAGCGCGAGCCTGGAGCTCCGCGGGCAGCGTGGCGAAGCCTGCCGAGTTCATCTTGGCGTCGAGCGCGGACGTCAGCGCGGACTCGATCGAGGCTCGCCAGTTCACCGTCGTGCCGAAGACGTCGAACGTCAATGCCTTGATCTTGTGCAGGGACGAAGGCGTCGAGGCTCTGGGGAGAGCGTGGCCTTCAGACATTTTTTGGGatgttttgctttttctttttcctctttcttttcgcccGAAAGCCAGGGCTATGGATCGAGGGGATTGAAAACAAATAAACGCCTGCTTAACTGGAACATATCCGCAGACATATGCCGATCCGCAGCTTGTCTGAAAGTGGGGATGGTGTACGAGTTGGGGATGGTACGACGGTAAATCAGACGTTGCCAAGTAAAACTTTACGCCGTAACTCATCGCAGAGTAAAAGAAACGCTGAAGAACTGACGGGCAGGATTTTATTGACCGAAATAGTCTAAATTTAGGTCGTATGGATGGTTCTATTTTTCTTCACCCGCCCTTACCAAATTGTAGCGCCTCGGTGTTTACCGAGCCGAGGGCACTCACCTCCCTAAAATACCGAGGTACCACTATAGTCTACAACTATAGGTACTGCTCAGGACTCGAAAAGAGGAGGTGACTTGActgaggtaggtacctacctagatacTTGAGCAAGTGAAAACCAGACCGCGGGCGCACTTGCATGACAGGCATGCACCTGCCTTATGTCAAGTTGTTAAACAAGTAAGTACCTAGGAACGTATCTATGCTTGCCATCATCTGGTTTCAATCAAATCTAGTGTGACTGAAGTCCACTTGGCAATGTGAGTTGATTGAGTATTCAGGAAGGCCATGTCATTGGAAATATAAGCCTCGATCTCGTGAGATAACGAGAATATTCGTAAACGGTCCAAGTCTCGACCGACACCATCATCGCTCTGATACAGTTCTACCCTTCGTCATCCATACACAACacgtacgtacctacctggAGCCACTATTTAGTGTCCAAAGCATCTATCCGCCTAAACCCGCAAACAGAGTACTTGGAAAAACGAGCAACAGCCCAACATGCTCTCACCCGCATCGAAGACCAGCATAATGTCAGTCATGCCTGCGTCCAAGGCAATGAAGCCGAGCAAACGCAACAATATCGAAGAGTCGCCAGGGAAACAGGACGCCGACGCCGTTCAACCCACCGTGGAGTATGACCTTGACGGCAACACGGTGACTTCGCTCCACCAAGAAATCGACACTTGCGGATCACCGACACGCTCCTCGCGAGAGTCATCCGAGAAGGTGCAGCCGACCACTCCTGAAAGCAACCCTTGCGGCAGAGAAATCAACAATCTGAATAGCGAAGAGCTACCAACCTTGTCTTCGGACACGCCAGAGGAATCAGACGGCCATGTCGAGGCTCTAGCCCTCAGCAGTGACCCCTCGCAGATGCCACCTcgggctgctgccgccgctgaaGATAGGGAACTCATTTGGGCCCGGCCGGGCCTGGGTCTCTCGGATCCGTTCGTGCAGACTGATAACATGACGGCGACCTTGGTCTAGGCGACATCGCCCGACCGCCGGCGCGCCGCAATCCCCATCTCCGATCGTGATGAGGGCTATGAGTATGGTGCGACAGAGTCTGGTGATTCTTCGGTGACTGACTGGAAGGGGAAAGAGGACAACCTGGACGAGAGCGTGTACACCTTGCTTCATTCGTACGTCCTCAAGTCCCACAATCCGGACCTCTGGCTAGCCATGGCAAACAGCATGGCCCGGCGTGGCAAGCTCCTCGAGGACTTGTCCAGCACCCCAGAGGGATGCAGATCGCTATCCATGTGAGACGCCTCTCGCACATGTCCTGCCCCCTAACCCTATTCATGCTTCCCCGGATCACAGTTACTGGCAGTGTTTTTGTCAGCTCGGTGGATGATCGACGGAACTGACAAGTCTATTGTGTCTGCAATTTAGGCTTCAACATGAGCTCATGTATGCCGTCAGAGACATTGATACTATATTCGCGGCGAGGGCGCTCATCTCCATGTCCGGGACTGGGACTGTCCAGGCAAGCCCCCCACCCCACCTCAAGCCAGCGGCACCTCGTCCGCGCAGACCGCTGCCCAGATTCCCTGTCGAGTACGCGCCCCAGGCGGTGATTAAAAACCCAACTCCCATGAGGATGGACAAGGTCAGGGAGAAAAAATAACCGTCTGGATCTTGCTGAAGGCAGCATGTATATCACCAAAGTTTTGGGATATTCGAACAAAAGGACAGATGTGGTTTTGCACAGGTTCCGTCGTAGTTTGACAAGAGTAATTAGTTGTAGGATCATCAGATGGCCATTATTAGCGGAGAGCGGAGGCAACTTGAGAGCCACGCAGCGTGTTTATTAGAAAGCAATATCCTTGACAAGTCATCAGACAAAGATTGTGTTTGCACGCCTCAGCTCATTCAAGATTTCATTATGGAATTGTGGAATTATTGGTGAGAACTTTTGAATAACTTTAAAATGTATAAACACATGGATGGGTATTCGCGGTGGGCTTATCATGAGATGCTTGAGATTTCGGCTTCAACGAAATATCAGAACCTGCACGCTGTGAAcagaaaattaaaaaaaaagacgccaTTTTGTCCCAATAAAACAGAGCAGAAAGCTCCAATATAAACTGTCAGAATGGCGGTTTCAGTTTCTCACCATCCTCACCGCTCGACCTGTTCTCCCTCTCTTCTCCcacttcctcctcctctttgATTTCATCCGTTGTCTCCAAGCGCTCGCCGCGGAGAGTGGAGACGGCCGAGCGGGGCGAGGTCGACGTCGCCGACGGACGCCGCGGGCTGTTGTTGCGGGATCCCTTCAATGGGCTGTTTGTGTGGTGCTCGTGGAGGCCTTGTTTTGCCGCCTCCAAGCCGTTTTTCAACTTGTCAAAAAGGGCGATGGATCGCGGCCCGTCTTCCTCCCAGTCGTTCGTATTGGCCAGAGTGGACTTGCTGGTCCCTCGACCTTCTGCCGACATGGCCGACAACCTCCCCCTCATGCGACGCTCCAGCAAGGTGTCGATGCCGACCTGCTCCTCTGCAGGTGACGGCATTGCAGGCTGGTCGCGTGGGTCAACGGGGTCGACCATCTTGCGGGCATCGCGCCCAAAGCATAGATACAATGGGTAGACGAGCGTGAAGCACAGCACTGCTGCTACGACACAAAATGCAACCTGGATATTCCTGCCTGTGTCGCTACGCTGAACTATTGCATATATGATAAATGGGACAAAGGCCGGGCCAGATGCTCCCATGGTCAGCCATGCTGCGGCTAGCTTGGTCCTTGACCCTTGTCCGACCAGGCCGAGCGAGAATATCAAGGGCCAGCCAGGCCCCTCGGCGAAGAAGAAAATGACGATTGGGATCGCTATAATATTGGGGCCTATTAATGATGACGAACGTTTGACTGTGATGATGGCAATCATGGCCATGACTGCCGTAAATATCGAGGTAAGCAACACGGTCCGTGGAGTCGGTATCCATTTATTTCGAGGGTGTTTTGCCGAGAGGTATGCGAGTCCCCCGGCTAGAAAGCGGGAAATTGCAAAGGCGGTGTGGGAGATGACCACATAGTTGGATACCGAGAGCGTTAGTGATGGCGGATTGGGTTCACTGTTTGTGGCGTTGGCTGTAGATCCAGACCCAGTCCCGGACGAGACTGACGCGATGGGCGTTGCGGATTCGGTAGGCACCAGTGCCGAAACGAGGTCTTGGAAGAAGATGGACACACTCTCCTGTGCCGCGATTAGACAGTACTGGGCGAGCACGGCGAGGATGATGCAAACTGTGCGCAGCTGAAGGCCGCCGATGCTGCGCTTGGTCGAGTCCACCGGCAACTTTTCGGCACTGGCTGCCAATTCCTGGTCGCTCACCTCGGGGAGAGGGATGTAGTAAAACAGTAGCGCAAGAGCAGCGCAGAACAAGGTGACGGCTAGGTAGGTCCACTGGACATCGGATAGGATGAGTGAGTCGGGGCGCTCTTGCCGCTGTGAAATGTTGGAGAAATAGACGTGTTGGGCCAAAAGGCCGCTGAGGACACTTCCGACAGCCTGGACACCTTGTGCCAGGCATAGCCTCATGGTGGCATACTCGCTGGGGCCACAGAGCACCAAAAATGGGTTGGCTGCCGTCTCCAAGACCGCAAGACCACTGCCGACGACTGTGTGGTTCAAAGAGTTAATGCATTGTGATCTTCGCGACTTTATTCTCACATGCCAAAGTAAACCTACTGAAGTTTGAGACCATAAACCCCGGAAAGCTCGCCAACACGGCGGCAGGCCAAAAACAGATTGTACCAGTGCCAAAGATTGCAAGACCCAGCATCAGGGTGGCTTTGAACCCACCAATCGATTCGTGCGGTCGGTGGTTCCTGGTCGCATGTCGAGAGCGGTGATGTTCATCATGACGGAGTATCCAGACGCCTACAATGAGCGGCCCAAGAAGGTATCCCAGTCCAAAATAGATGCTGTTGAGCCCAATGGTTTGAGGGACTGACATGTCGGCCACCATAGCGACGACATTGTTGAGCGTCCCTAACAGCCCATACGACATACCCCACAGCAGGAAAGTAACCGTGACAAAGGCGCCGTATCGCCAGCTTTCGGCCTTTGTGGCCTTGAGCATGCTTTTAGGCCTCTTGATGCTCACAAACCCGAAATACAGGTTGCTCTCGGTCGGGGCTGAGCTCTGGGCCCCTAGAGTCGTTACGGTCGACCGTCTAAAGTTGGACCAAGCATTACTCGCCTGTGGCGTCCCGGGGGTGGCGGCAGTGCCGCCCATCTCTGGTGTCGTCAAAAACTCGAGCGTGTCAAGCTGTTGACTTTGGTCCTGGTTTCCAGCGGAAGTAGGAGATGGTTGCGGTGGTGGCGCCTGCATGCCCCCGCCGGCCCCAAATGCTGGCTGCGCAGGGGCTGCCGTGGGTAGCACCTCTCTATCTTTGGTGTTGTTCGATCCATAGTAGTTACCATTGGGGTCCAGAATCATTGCCGGGAGGAGACGCAGCACCAGAGGCTTCAGGGTCGGGATGCATGCGGTTGAGATGCCAACATTGACCTCGACAGCAGACCACATCAGGGACTGTGGAGAGACACAATAACAAAAAGGTCAGTCACTGGGTAAAAGCCA is from Pyricularia oryzae 70-15 chromosome 2, whole genome shotgun sequence and encodes:
- a CDS encoding haloacid dehalogenase, giving the protein MSEGHALPRASTPSSLHKIKALTFDVFGTTVNWRASIESALTSALDAKMNSAGFATLPAELQARARNLQTGGVRDSIDIIAASAWPSSFPTPDLLPDWPCAFAAAWRRSYGRFTRGFEPGITPWKDIDTHHRESLERLLEERGLAGLFTDDEVLELSRAWHRLEPWPDTRQGLARLASRGLVTAALSNGNQSLLQDLNTYHDGLGFDRLFSAEDFGAYKPNPRTYLGAVEGLGLRPDEVAMVAAHLGDLKGAKACGLRTVYLERVRRALRGCPAMG